One window of Phocoena phocoena chromosome 13, mPhoPho1.1, whole genome shotgun sequence genomic DNA carries:
- the LOC136132550 gene encoding zinc finger protein 271, translating into MVNLHLLPEVSSVQWQSMEIQFNYEAQEHYLLSDGETKAKVGELASEEEITAKIEPLTEESGNPRDDVLQDSECREFCGFGDKFNEKDQNLFKRRQYNCDECGQNFACSTGLIRHQRTHWEKPYECDKCGKAFNVSSALVLHQRIHTGEKPYPCNWCIKSFRRSSDLIKHQRVHTGEKPYKCDECGKAFSQSSDLIIHQRIHTGEKPYQCSHCSKSFSQRSDLVKHQRIHTGEKPYTCNQCNKHFSQSSDVIKHQRIHTGEKPYKCDVCGKAFSQSSDLILHQRIHTGEKPYPCNQCSKSFSQNSDLIKHRRIHTGEKPYKCNECGKAFNQSSVLILHQRIHTGEKPYPCNQCSKTFSRLSDLVNHQRIHTGEKPYPCNQCNKMFSRRSDLIKHHRIHTGEKPYECDECGKTFSQSSNLILHQRIHTGEKPYPCSDCTKSFSRRSDLVKHQRIHTGEKPYACNQCNKSFSQSSDLTKHQRVHSGEKPYHCDCCEKAFSQSSDLILHQRIHTGEKPYPCTQCSKSFSQNSDLIKHQRIHTGEKPYKCNECGKAFSQCSALVLHQRIHTGEKPYPCDQCGKSFSRRSDLIHHQRIHTNENPYKCDVSGEAFSACTDLTEHQGIHVGEKSHRCVQCSRHFSQLSDLINHEKVHSGEDTLNVMNMGKPLVYTPTLFGTRDTLPERNLMNAMDDYEKGFNQCSTLVLH; encoded by the coding sequence ATGGTGAGACTAAGGCCAAGGTTGGAGAGCTGGCTTCCGAGGAGGAAATTACAGCAAAAATTGAACCATTGACTGAAGAGTCTGGTAACCCCAGAGATGATGTTCTCCAGGATTCTGAATGCAGGGAATTCTGTGGATTTGGGGATAAATTCAATGAAAAGGATCAGAACCTCTTCAAAAGAAGACAATATAACTGTGATGAATGTGGGCAAAACTTTGCTTGTAGTACAGGCCTTATTAGGCATCAAAGAACCCATtgggagaaaccctatgaatgtgaTAAGTGTGGAAAGGCCTTTAATGTGAGCTCAGCCCTGGTTctgcatcagagaattcatactggggaGAAACCCTATCCTTGTAATTGGTGTATTAAAAGTTTCCGTCGGAGCTCAGACCTTATTAAACATCAAAGAGTCCACACTGGTGAAAAACCTTACAAATGtgatgaatgtgggaaagccttcagtcaGAGCTCTGATCTTATTATACATCAGAGAATACATACAGGAGAAAAACCCTATCAGTGCAGTCATTGTAGTAAAAGTTTTAGCCAGCGCTCAGACCTGGTTAAACATCAAAGAAtacatactggagagaaaccttatacATGTAACCAGTGTAACAAACATTTTAGTCAGAGTTCTGATGTTATAAAACATCAAAGAATCCATACTGGTGAGAAACCATATAAATGTGATGTGTGTGGAAAAGCCTTCAGTCAGAGCTCAGATCTTATTCTACATCAgagaatccacactggagagaaaccatatCCATGTAATCAGTGTAGCAAAAGTTTCAGTCAGAACTCAGACCTTATTAAACATCGAAGgatccacactggagagaaaccctataaatgtaatgaatgtgggaaagcttttAATCAGAGCTCAGTCCTTATTctgcatcagagaattcacactggagagaaaccctatccATGTAATCAGTGTAGCAAAACCTTCAGTAGACTTTCAGATCTTGTTAATCATCAAcgaattcacactggagagaagccttACCCATGTAACCAGTGCAATAAAATGTTTAGTCGAAGATCAGACCTTATTAAACATCATAGAATTCATACaggtgagaaaccctatgaatgtgaTGAGTGTGGGAAAACCTTTAGTCAAAGCTCAAACCTCATTCTGCATCAgagaatccacactggagagaaaccctatccATGTAGCGATTGTACTAAAAGTTTTAGTCGTCGTTCTGACCTCGTGAAACATCAGAGAAtacacactggagagaaaccgtaTGCATGTAATCAGTGCAATAAAAGTTTTAGTCAAAGCTCAGACCTCACTAAACATCAGAGAGTACACTCTGGGGAAAAACCCTATCATTGTGATTGTTGTGAGAAAGCCTTCAGTCAGAGTTCTGACCTTATTcttcatcagagaattcacactggagaaaaaccatatccATGCACACAGTGCAGCAAAAGTTTCAGTCAGAACTCCGACCTTATCAAGCACCAGAGGATCCACACTGGGGAAAAACCatataaatgtaatgaatgtgggaaggctttcagtcAGTGCTCAGCTCTTGTCCTACATCAGAGGatccacactggggagaaaccATATCCATGTGATCAGTGTGGCAAAAGCTTTAGTCGACGCTCTGATCTTATTCACCATCAAAGAATCCACACTAATGAAAATCCATATAAATGTGATGTGTCTGGGGAAGCCTTTAGCGCATGCACTGATCTTACTGAACACCAGGGAATCCACGTTGGAGAGAAATCCCACAGGTGTGTTCAGTGCAGCAGACATTTTAGCCAACTCTCTGATCTTATTAATCATGAGAAAGTCCATTCTGGGGAAGACACTCTAAATGTGATGAATATGGGAAAACCTTTAGTGTATACACCAACTTTATTCGGTACCAGAGACACTCTGCCAGAAAGAAATCTTATGAATGCTATGGATGATTATGAAAAAGGTTTTAATCAATGCTCAACTCTTGTGCTACATTAA